CTTCGCCGAGCTGGCGCGCGTGCTCGTGCCCGGCGGGCGCGTGGCGCTGCTCGACGTCGATCGCCCGCGCGGGCGCGCGCTCGCCGCTGCCCACTCGCTCTACTTCGACCGCGTCGTGCCCCGGATCGGGGGCCTGCTCTCGGACCGCGCCGCCTACGCCTACCTGCCCCGCTCGACCGGCTACCTGCCGCCCGCCACCGAGCTGCTCGCGCGGCTCGGGGCGGCCGGCTTCGCGGGCGCCGCGAAGCGCCCGCTCCTGCTCGGCGCGGCGCAGCTCCTGACCGCGACGCGGGCCGGAGCCGCACGATGAGCGACCCGCTCGCCGCGCACCTCGCGCGCGTGGCGGCGGAGGCGCGCCGCACGGGCCGGCCGCTCCTGGCCGCCTGGCGCGAGCGGGCGCCCGGGACGCTCGATCCGCTCGCGTGCTTCGCCGCGGCCGGCACCGAGCGCTGCTACTGGTCGGTGCCGGCGCAGGGCCTCGCCATCGCGGGCGAGGGCGCCGTCGCGGCCGTCGAGGCCGCGGGCGCCGCCCGCTTCGCCGACGCCGCCGCGCGCGCCCGCGCGCTCTTTGCGGGCCTGCGCAGCGGCACCGAGCCGGGTGACGGGACGGCTCCCGCCGAGGCGAGCCCCCTCCTGCTCGGCGCCTTCGCCCACGGAGACGAGGCGAGCACGCACGCACCCTGGGCGGGCCTCCCGCCGCTGCGCTTCACCCTGCCCGAGCGCACCTTCGTGCGCGCCGGCGCGCGCGCCTGGCGGATCCTGTGCGCGCAGGTCGGGCCCGCGGACGATCCCGAGCGCATCGCGGCCCGCCTGCGCACGCCGGATCCGCCGGCGCGGGCGCCTGCCGACCCCGCCGGCGAGGACGCGGCGCCCGGCTTCGCCGTACGCGCCGACCGCAGCCCCCGGGCCTACCGGCGCGGCGTTGCGACCGCGCTCGCCGCGATCGCGCGCGGCGAGCTCGAGAAGGTCGTGCTCGCCCGCGCCTGCCGCGTCGCCCGGCGCGGGCGCTTCGACGCCGCGCGCGTGCTGGCGACGCTCGCCCGCCAGCATCCCGGCTGCTTCGTGTTCGGGATCGGCACGGGTGCGGCCTGCTTCGTCGGCGCGAGCCCCGAGCGGCTCGTGCGCCGCGACGCGCTGCGCGTGCGGGTGAGCGCCCTCGCCGGCTCCACGCCGCGCGGCCGCACGCCCGACGAGGACGCGCAGCTCGCCCGGACGCTGCGCGAGAGCAAGAAGGAGCAGGCCGAGCACGCGGTGGTGCGGCGCGCGA
The sequence above is drawn from the Deltaproteobacteria bacterium genome and encodes:
- a CDS encoding isochorismate synthase; this encodes MSDPLAAHLARVAAEARRTGRPLLAAWRERAPGTLDPLACFAAAGTERCYWSVPAQGLAIAGEGAVAAVEAAGAARFADAAARARALFAGLRSGTEPGDGTAPAEASPLLLGAFAHGDEASTHAPWAGLPPLRFTLPERTFVRAGARAWRILCAQVGPADDPERIAARLRTPDPPARAPADPAGEDAAPGFAVRADRSPRAYRRGVATALAAIARGELEKVVLARACRVARRGRFDAARVLATLARQHPGCFVFGIGTGAACFVGASPERLVRRDALRVRVSALAGSTPRGRTPDEDAQLARTLRESKKEQAEHAVVRRAIAAALAPVCAELDVPEAPDLLRLDGVQHLHTAIEGRLQPGAPPDLLALAGRLHPTPAIGGAPRAAARAFLARHEALDRGLYGGGVGWLAAGGNGELAVALRCALLQGGRATLWAGAGVVEGSEPEAELAETRLKLRAALAALVEL